The proteins below come from a single Desulfomonile tiedjei genomic window:
- the guaD gene encoding guanine deaminase has product MADARCAIRGTFFDFIDDPWKNIGHEQDAARFIRDGLLVVKDGVVEDFGTFADVSRRHPDVPVTHLQNRLILPGFIDGHIHFPQVRVLGAYGNQLLDWLQTWIFPEELKYRDRDYARTAAGHFFDAMLAGGTTTCLAFTTSSPVSTEEFFDEATRRNMRVIAGLTGIDRFAPDDFVITPDEFYRESQRLIDRYHRKGRNLYAITPRFAVGCTGEMMERCRQLKQEHKDCWVNTHISENPSEIRTAHYHFPGCDDYTHVHEKHGLLGPKFVAGHGVWLSNDEFRRFSKAGAAIAFCPLSNLFLGSGLFRLGRATDPDYPVRIAVGCDMGGGNAFTIVRVLEEAYKVGMCNNTMLDGSVNPREQDLAEAERNKLSPYRAFYLATLGGARALYLDDMLGNFDKGKEADFVAIDWNAGQLAMRWHQSLIVEGAGPETIEQAAQLLFGVMTVGDDRNIDETWVAGKRAYKKASDPAQA; this is encoded by the coding sequence ATGGCCGATGCTAGGTGTGCGATCCGAGGAACGTTCTTCGACTTCATCGACGACCCGTGGAAGAACATAGGGCACGAGCAGGACGCTGCACGCTTTATCCGAGATGGACTGCTCGTCGTCAAGGATGGAGTCGTCGAGGATTTTGGTACATTCGCCGACGTCTCGCGGCGCCATCCCGACGTCCCCGTCACCCACCTGCAAAATCGGCTCATCCTTCCTGGATTCATAGACGGACACATTCACTTTCCGCAAGTGCGCGTCCTCGGGGCGTACGGCAACCAACTTCTGGATTGGCTGCAAACCTGGATTTTTCCCGAAGAACTGAAGTACCGCGACCGCGACTACGCGCGCACCGCCGCAGGGCACTTCTTCGACGCTATGCTCGCAGGCGGCACGACGACGTGCCTGGCGTTCACCACCAGCAGCCCGGTCTCGACCGAGGAGTTCTTCGACGAGGCGACTCGGCGCAACATGCGCGTGATCGCGGGCCTGACCGGCATCGACCGTTTTGCACCCGACGACTTCGTCATCACACCGGATGAATTTTACCGCGAGTCCCAGCGCCTGATCGACCGCTATCACCGCAAGGGCCGCAACCTCTACGCCATCACCCCGCGCTTCGCTGTGGGCTGTACAGGAGAGATGATGGAGCGCTGCCGGCAGTTGAAGCAGGAGCACAAAGACTGCTGGGTCAATACGCACATCTCCGAGAACCCGTCTGAAATTCGTACAGCGCACTACCACTTCCCCGGTTGCGACGACTACACGCACGTCCACGAAAAACACGGGCTGCTGGGACCGAAGTTCGTTGCCGGCCACGGGGTCTGGCTCTCCAATGACGAATTTCGCCGCTTCTCTAAGGCGGGTGCGGCGATTGCTTTCTGCCCGCTGTCGAACCTGTTCCTCGGCAGCGGGCTCTTCCGCCTGGGCCGTGCCACAGACCCTGACTACCCCGTCCGCATCGCCGTGGGTTGCGACATGGGTGGCGGCAACGCATTCACCATCGTTCGCGTGCTCGAAGAGGCTTACAAGGTAGGCATGTGCAACAACACCATGCTCGACGGTTCCGTTAACCCGCGCGAGCAGGACCTGGCCGAGGCCGAGCGCAACAAACTATCGCCCTATCGAGCGTTTTACCTTGCCACCCTCGGCGGCGCCCGCGCCCTGTACCTCGACGACATGCTGGGCAATTTCGACAAGGGCAAGGAGGCCGATTTCGTCGCCATCGACTGGAACGCGGGTCAGCTCGCGATGCGCTGGCACCAGTCGCTCATCGTGGAAGGCGCCGGCCCGGAGACCATTGAGCAGGCGGCCCAGTTGCTGTTCGGCGTCATGACGGTCGGCGACGACCGCAACATCGACGAGACATGGGTCGCCGGAAAGCGCGCGTACAAGAAAGCCTCTGACCCAGCGCAAGCGTAG